A genomic window from Anthocerotibacter panamensis C109 includes:
- a CDS encoding allophycocyanin subunit beta: protein MQDVIGKVIAEYDTKGKYLDAAALDLLRSYFDSGDLRLKAAQAITANAEVIVRAASAKALHYTPVTKPGGNMYYARRYASCIRDLDYFLRYATYAMLADNTTLLDEYVLKGLTETYRALGVPLDISVRAINALKEVVAGQVGPKAGQEMAKYFDHLAKGLG from the coding sequence ATGCAAGATGTCATCGGTAAAGTGATCGCGGAATACGACACCAAGGGCAAGTATTTGGATGCGGCGGCCCTCGACCTGCTGCGCTCCTATTTTGACAGCGGCGACTTGCGGCTCAAGGCGGCACAGGCCATCACAGCCAATGCCGAAGTCATTGTCCGGGCAGCCTCGGCTAAGGCCCTCCACTACACGCCGGTCACCAAACCTGGCGGCAATATGTACTACGCTCGCCGCTACGCTTCTTGCATCCGCGACCTAGACTACTTCCTGCGCTATGCGACCTATGCGATGCTGGCGGACAATACCACCCTGTTGGATGAATACGTCCTCAAGGGTTTGACCGAGACCTATCGCGCTCTGGGCGTTCCTCTGGATATCAGCGTGCGGGCTATCAATGCCCTCAAAGAAGTCGTGGCGGGTCAGGTTGGCCCTAAGGCGGGCCAGGAGATGGCTAAGTACTTCGATCACTTGGCAAAGGGCCTGGGCTAG